Genomic window (Pseudovibrio brasiliensis):
TCGTTGGTCAGGCATCCGATCGCCTTGCTCAGGAACGTGACCTCACAACCGAAAAGGTTGTCAGCTCCGTAGAGCAGCTTTCCGGCACACTGAGCAAAGAAGGCGAGCGTCTGCAGGAAATCGTTTCCAACTCCATCGGCGAAGCCCGCAACTCTCTGGAAGGCGAAGGCGAGAAAGCAGCAGCAGCTGTTTCCGATGCGATGGCGAACGTCCGTGGTACGTTGACCAAGGAAGGTGACGAGGTCGCACAGCGCGTTCTGGCAACCGTGGCACAGGCAGCAAATGCACTGGCCGTGGAAAGCGAAAACGCCCGCGCCATGTACACCGCAACCCTCGCCGAGATGTCTGGCGCCCTCACCGGCGAAAGCGACAAGGTCCGTGGCGACCTGTCCCAGACCATCGAGCTGGTGACTGGCCGCCTCTCTGCAGAAAGCGAGCGCTCCAAGACGATCCTCGCAGAATCTGCAGAAGACGTCCGCAAGCTTCTGGCAGGCGAAACCGACGAAGTTCGTGCCCGCGTCTTCACCACCATCGAAGAAGCAGCTGGCACCCTGTCCACCCGCGTCAAGTCCGTGGCAGACGAGCTGTTGGTTAAAGCTGAAAACCTCAACGATGCCTTCGGCAGCCGCTCTTCTGAGCTCTCCGAGATCATCGGCAAGGATGGCAGCGAACTTATCCTGGCTATCGAAAACCGGGCCCACGACCTCACCACACGCGTCAACGAAGTTCAGAACGCAATTCTGGATGCAGTGACTGTGAAAGGCCGTGAAGTCTCTGACCGCTTCGCACAGAACGGTCTGCAGGCAACCCGTGAGCTGGTTGAAGCTGGTGATAAGATCGTCACCGCAATCGACGAGCGCAGCACCATCGCAACCACCCGTATGGATGACAGCCGTGAGCGCATGCAGGCCGATATGAACGTCCTGCTCAACGCAGTCTCCACGAAGGGCCAGGAAGTTGCAGACACCGTGACCCGTCAGGGTGCAGTGGCAACCGAGGCGCTGACACAAACCATCGACGGTATCGGCAACACCATCGAAGATCGCACCCGCATGGCTGTGAATGTGATGACAGGCACCAAAGAGCGTCTTGAAACAGACGTCTCCGAGATCCTGACGCGCCTGAACGCATCCAACGGCAGCCTCCGTCAGATCCTTGCTTCTGCAAGCGAGAATCTGTCTGAAGTTGAAACCAACCTGGCAAACCGTGCAGGTGAGTTCAGAACCGCGATTGACCGTGCAGTGACCGAAACCGAAGCTGCAAACGCCACCATCGAGGCGCAGGTCGGCCAGCTCCGCAACACAACACACACTGTGCTTGCAGACGCTGCGAAGATCGCAGGCCGCATGGAAGACCAGAACCAGCTTCTCGGTCAGGCAATTGCGGATCTGGAAGCAACCAACACCCACGTGGACAGCCGCTTCTCCGATCGCCGCATGGCAATCGAGATGGTGGCAGACACCCTGATCAAGAAAACTCAGGATGTCGAAGTGCTCATGGCGAACTACACCAACACCCTTGGTGACACGCTAGAAGTTGCTGACGACAAGGCTCGTGAAGTTTCCGGCATGCTCCGCGCTGCTGCTGAAGCTGCAACCAAGTCTGTGACTGAGCAGTTCGAAAGCATGCGCATGACCGCTGGCATGGAAGGTCAGAAGGCACGTGATGCAGTCAAAGCCGCACACGATGATATCCTTCATGACATGAAGTCCACCGTCACTGAAGCATCTGAGCGCTTCACTGACGCAACAGCGCGTATGCGTGATGTCGCCCGCTCCGTTCATCAGGAGCTGGAAGCAACCCGCTCTGAGCTCAACGCAGGTATTCTGGCTCTGCCGGATGAAGCAGAAGCATCCACCTCTGCACTACGTCGCATCGTGAGTGAACAGGTGAAGGCATTGGAGGAACTCTCCGGCATCGTGTCTCGCCAGTCCTCTCAGTTCGATGTGTCCACACCAGCTGAGCCGGCACGCGCCGTCCACGCTGCTCCTGCAGCAGTAGCAGCAGGCGGCCAGTACGCAGCAGCTGAAGCACCAACCCTGCAGCAGGTTGCTGCAACCGGTGCAAAGCCAGCGCGTATGTCCCCGTCTCCACGCCGCATGGAAGCCCCAGCCCCGCGCGCTAAGCGTCCGCAGGCAACTCCGGCAGCAGCACAGCAGGGAAACGGCACATCTAAAGGCTGGATCAGCGACCTGCTCCGCCGCGCTTCCGACGATGAAGACGGTATGGGCGGACACGCGCACGACACAGCAAACGCACGCACCCCGCAGCACATGGTTGAATCCCTCAACTCCCTGAGCATGGACATTGCTCGCGCAGTTGATCATGAGACCTTTGTAGATCTATGGGAGCGTTACAAGCGCGGTGAGCGCGACGTCTTCACCCGTCGCCTGTACACCCTGCAAGGTCAGCAGACCTTCGACGAGATCCGCCAGAAGTATGGTCGTGATCCTGAATTCCGCAGCGCTGTTGAGCGTTACATTCAGGACTTCGAGCAACTTCTGTCTCAGGTCTCCAGAAGCGACAGCGACAATCAGCTCGGTCAGACTTACCTGACCTCTGATACCGGCAAGGTCTACACCATGCTCGCCCACGCCAGCGGTCGCTTCGACTAAGCTGCAAGCAAGCGCTAGAAATCAAAAAAGGCTCCTGAAATTTTCAGGAGCCTTTTTTGTTGGCCGTTGAGCGCGCACCTCAAACCTGCAGTCCGGAGAACAACACGTTATCTTTCCTCCAAATTGCCAAATTGACCCAGAAAACAACATCATAGTAGTTCTGCTTATCTGCACTGGTGTGTCGGACAATCACCGCACCAGACTGAGCAGCTCATTCAATTCGGGCAACAACAGGAAAAGCTGACATGAAGTACCCAAACATTGCAATTCTCGGGGCCGGAACAATTGGAATGAGCTGGGCAGCGCTATTTGCAGCCACAGGTCGGCAGGTCACTGTTTACGACCCCTCTCCTGAAACAGAAGATCGGGTCACCACTCTTGTAAAGAACGCTTCAGAAACGCTCGCCGCCCTTGGATGGGAGCATGCAGGCGATACATCTAGGCTGAATTTTACAAATGATCCGGTAGCAGCTGTGTCAGATGCTGACTTCATTCAGGAGAGCGTACCAGAGCGTCTTGAGATCAAACACGGGCTCTACCAGCAAATTGAGCCACACCTGAAGCCAGAGGTCATCATTGGCAGCTCAACCTCAGGCTTGAAGCTCTCTGATATGCAGGCAGGATTTAACAATCCCGCGCGCTTTATCCTCGCCCACCCTTTCAACCCACCACACCTCATTCCATTGGTGGAACTGATGGACAACGAGAAGACAGATGCAGACGTGCTCCAGTCAGCAAAAGACTTCTATGAGAGCATCGGCAAAGTCTGCGTGCGGCTCAACAAAGAAGTCCCTGGACACATCGCAAACCGCCTGCAAGCTGCAATCTGGCGTGAGACCATCCATCTGGCAATGGAAGGCGTTGCCAGCGTTGAGGACATCGACAAAGCCGTTGCCTACGGCCCGGGCCTCCGTTGGGCAGCGATGGGGCCAAACACACTCTTGCATCTGGGTGGAGGTGAAGGTGGTATCCGTTCCTTCTGTGATCACCTCGGCGGTCCGTTCCAAAGCTGGTGGGACGACCTCGGCACCCCGCGCATCACACCAGAAGTGGTTGATACCCTTGAAGACGGCGTGAAAACCTCGCTGGAGAACACATCCATGCAGGAGCTAGCTAAACGACGGGATGATCTGGTTCTGCAGTTCGTTCTTTCCGGGCAAACAAAGAAGGAAGAAACCTCCGCATAGGGAGCTGACACCCAGCCAACCACGCACTGGCTCTATGCCTTCCTCCCCTCCGTTCTTAACATGAGCACATGCACAACAAAGGAGAGTGCAATGTGCTCATCAACGGGCTCGGCCAAACCGACAGTCTTGATCGAGAATGACCGTGTCAGAGTAACTGAATGGCGATTTAAGCAGCAGGGAGACAACACCGGCTGGCATCGCCATTCCTACGACTACATCGTCGTTCCGCTCTTTACCGGCACGTTAGAGATCGATCTGGGAGATGGAGAAAAAATGGAAGCCGCCATGCAAAACGGCATCCCCTACTTCAGAGAGACTGGCGTTGAGCACGATGTCATCAACGCCAACACCTTCGAATGCGCATTCGTAGAAATCGAACTGCTGGAAGCCCGAGGCTAATCCCGCTTAATTGCCCGCCGCCTCGGCCTTCGCAGGAGCGACAGCAGCGACCTGTCTGTTGCCAGCAGTTTCCTGAGTGTTCAGCTCAGCGCGCTTGGCAGCCGCCTTGGAGCGCGGAATGCGACCAACGGTGTTAACCGACCAGCTGGCGATCTGAGAAAGCACATTATCTGAAGCCGCGTTCAGCGCCGGGATGGCATCCGTTACAGTATCACCCGTTGTCGGAACACTTGCCGCAAACACGCGCATGCCGATGGAGCGTCCGTCACGATCATCCACGATGCGAGCAGCCACTTCCACATACGCCTTGTCACCACCGTCTACCTGCAGCTCAAAGGCCCGCAGAGTGGTTTGCAGTTGGTAGTCGATCAGAAGACCCTGCCCCGGTTGGGAAACACCACGCAGCTTGCCAGTGTTCTCCAGCGTCTCAACAAGCTTAGCCTGGAAGACGCGTGGCAGCGTGTCTGTCCACGCCACTTTCGGGAAGTACGAGTAAATCGGGCCACCGCCCTGTGTCACCGCAATGTTGCTCGTATCCAACGCCTGCAAAGCAACCGGCGTTGCAACAAGCACTTGATAGTCGGAAGCTCTCACTTTGACAGGAACATCGCGCGGCGCAGTCAAACCATACAGGGCTTCAGGGCCACTTGCCCCACACCCTGCCAGACCACCCAGCAGAACGGCACCAACAACCAATTTTTTAAGTGTCGAACCGAACACGCCGAGCTCCAGCTTACTGCCATTGGCAACCCGTGGGTTTTCGAGTCGCTTCCCTATAGTTTTGTCAAACATTTCCAAAAACTCAACGCCGCTGCGCCCCATTAAATACAGGTGTGTCCGATCCGCCAAAAATCACACGATTTGGGTTGCGGTCAAAATTATTCACGGCCCGTCGAATTTCAATAAGTGTCTGGTTTAACTGCTGCATTGCCGCAGTAAAGTCCTGTCCGCCTTGCTGGCTCAATTTCAACAGGGCCAGCGAAATTGGCTCTGCCCGCTTAGCAAAAGCGTCTGCAACCTTGCGAATGGAAGCCGCTGCATCGGTCGCTTCTTTGATGAAGCCCTGTCCGTCAGCAGAAACCATGCCGTCCACTTTCTCCAAAATGGTGTTCACACGCACAGAAGCAGCATTCAGATTTGTGGCAATGCTCTTCGCCTGGTCAATCACCTTATCAACGTCAGGAACCTTCTTCTTCAGTTCCGTTGTCATGTCGTTGACGGACTTGGCAGCATTGCCGATCTCATCAATCGCCTTGGAAAGTTCAGGTGTCTTTTCAGCCAGTGTCGTCGCAACCTTGTCCGCTGAAGCCACAATGTTGGAGACCTTGGCCGGATCAATCGCTTCCACAATACCGTTGGTGTTGGAGATCAGCGTATTGGCGTTATCCATGGTCTCGCTCAGCTGATCAGAGGCCGCACTCAGGTTGGTTCCAACCTCGCGTGCAGAAACGATCACGCTGTCGATCTCTTTGTTACGCCCGGCAATCGTGTTGCTCACCTCACGAATGTTGGCCGTCGCAGCCCCCGCATCATCAATGGCTTTCGCGATCACCTGATCCTTGTCAGAAAGTGTCTTGGTCACCTTCTCAACCGAGGTCACAATGCTGCTGACCTGATCAGACTTCACCATGCTCAGGATGCGGTTGGCGTTTTGAGTGGTCAGTACAATCTCGTTGGAAGCTGTCTCTGCATTCTTCACAATGCGGTCGATCGCTTCCTTGTTCTTGGTCAGCTCAACAGTCAGCTCACGCGCATTCTCAGCAACAACAGAAGCAGAGGACAGCATGGTGTTGATGTCCCCACGGCGCTCCGTCAGCACCCCGCCCAGATCCGAGGCGCCTTTCAGAATGCGCCCGACTTCCTCAGGCTTGACCGCAGCAATCACCTTCTCCAGCTGCTCCAGCTCATCATTCAGCTCTGTGGTGAAGTTCACCAGCTGATCAGAAGCCAGCTTGCCATTGGCGATGATCTCACCAACACCATCTGTAGAAGCCGACAGCTTGTTGGTCATGCTCTCCACATTGGTGACGATCTGACCCAGCTTATCCGGTGGTACATTCGCCAGCAGGTCATCTCCGCGATCCACCAGATTACCGATCTTGCCGGAAAGCCCGGTCAGTGCCTTGCTGGTCTCAGTCACGCCGGAAAGGAAATCATCCACGCCCTTGGCATTATTAGCCAGCGCCTGCGTGAAGACCTCAACGTTCTGAATTGTTTTCTGTACATCCGGTTGGGCGTTCATCACCAGCTCATCAATATGCGTCAGCGTAGAATCCGCCTTGCGCATGATGTCTTTGGCCCCTTCCAACAGATCCTCAAACTGAGATCTGCGGGCATACATCACCGGAACAGTATCAGTCGCTTTGGAGAACAGCGGCGGAGACTCCGAAGACCCACCAGATAGATCCACATAAGCAACACCCGTCAGCCCCGTAAACCCAAGAGAAGCAACCGTATCACGGCGCAGAGGAGCATTGGCATCAACACGCACAGTCGCCACAACAAGCTTCGGATTTTCAGCATCATACGTGAGCGCACTCACGTCACCGATTTTGATACCGTTAAACAGCACCTGACCACCAATCGGCAGGCCGGTCACAGCGCCGGGAAAGATAATCTTGATATCACGACGGCTCGAGCGATCACCCGCGCTCAAGAGCCAGAACGTAAACAGAAAGGCGATGCCAACAACAGTTAGAACGAATGCACCGATAGCGATATTATTTGCGCGGGTTTCCATGCATCCTCCTCACACCCGATTGAGGGCACGCGCCCCACGGAAATAGGACTTAACCCAAGGGTGCTCCACCTGCATCATATCCTCAATGGTTCCTTCAACCAAAACCTTGCGTTCACCCAGCACGGCAATACGATCACAAATACTATGAAGACTATCCAGATCATGGGTGACCATGTAAACCGTAAGTCCCAGAGTGTCTTTCAGTTTTACAATAAGATCATCAAAATCAGCCGCCCCGATCGGATCCAGACCGGAAGTGGGCTCATCTAAAAACAAAAGATCAGGATCCAGCGACAGTGATCGCGCCAGCGCAGCCCTTTTGATCATACCGCCGGAAAGCTCAGAAGGCAGCTTGTCTGCTGCATCCAGAGGCAACCCAACCATCTCAATCTTCAGCAGTGCCAGCTCATCCCGCAGCCGCGGAGAAAGCTTCAGATGCTCGCGCATCGGCACCTGCACATTCTGCTTCACCGTCAGCGAGGAAAACAACGCTCCCTGCTGAAACAACACACCCCAGCGCTGCTCAATTTCACGGCGCATGGAATCCGTGGCTTCATCAAAATCCTGTCCAAACACCTCAATGGTACCGGAACGCCGCCCTGTCAGGCCCAGCACAGCACGCATGAGCACGGACTTACCCATGCCCGATGCGCCAACAAAGCCAAGCACTTCGCCGCGATACACATCAAGGTTCAGGTTCTCCAGAACAAGCTTATTGCCAAAGCCAACGGTAATATCCCGAACCCGAAGCAGCACTTCCCGATCATCAGCAGATTGGTGACCCGAGCCTGATCCATTCATCGGCCCTGTTTGCCCTTGTCCCATACTGGTTAAAACCCGATAGACGCGAAGAACACAGCAAAAACTCCATCCACCACGATGACCATAAAAATAGATTTCACAACAGAAACAGTCGTATGACGCCCAAGCGACTCCGATGAGCCCTCAACCTTCATACCTTCCATGCATGCAATAAGCCCGATGATCAGCGCCATAAACGGCGCCTTCACAATGCCGACCATCAGTGTATCAACAGTAACAGCAGCCTGCAGTTGTGCAATAAAGGAATGGGGCACAATGCCCAGATACCACCAGCAAGTCAGCCCGGCCCCGAACAAAGCCGCGATATTCGCCAGAAACACAAGGATCGGCAGGGCAATCATCAGTGCGACCAGACGCGGCAGGATCAGAACTTCCGTCACCCGCAAACCGGTCACCTGAAGCGCATCAATCTCTTCCTGCATCTTCATGGAACCCAGCTCAGCGGTGTAGGCAGAACCAGACCGGCCAGCCACCATAATGGCGGTCAAAATAACGCCGATCTCTCGCAGCACCAGAATACCGGAAAGATCCACCACGAAGATCTCAGCCCCAAACTGCTTCAGATAAAACCCGCCCTGCTGCGCGATGATGCCGCCGATCAAAAAGCTCATCAGACACACAATCGGCACCGCGCCCATACAGGAGCGCTGAAACTGAACACCGATGGAGATAGGTCGCAAACGGCTTGGATGGGTCGCAGCAGCCGTAATCGTCGCTGTCAGGCTGCCAAGCATGGCCAGAACATCGCGCGTATCACGCCCTAGCTGACGAGTCGCTTCACCTACGGCTTCGAGGTAATTGACGAAAGAGTTACCAGAGTGTTCTTCGGTTGGATTATCAACTTCTTGCCGGTCAACCTCTTTCAGCAGGATGTCGAAACGCTCGTCTTCATAGAGAAACCTGACCTCTCGGCCCTGCTCCGCCTGCTCCATCTGGAATCGCTGCAGCAGCCAGGCACCAGCGGTGTCGAGAAAACTAACCGCCTTTAAATCCACGCAAATTACAGAGTGAGTGAGAGACGCTGCCACCTGATTGATGAGATTTTCGCAAGAGGCTCCTTGCCGGATGCCCCAGGCACCGGAAGCCGTAAGCAAAAGTAACGCCCCGTCTTCAGCAGTTACCAGGTCCGGCGCATCCATTTTATCAGTCAGCTTCATCTCGGGACCCTGCGCCCTATAATCCAAAAATCCTATTGATCCTATACAGGTTTCTGTAGTGTGTCGTCTAGTAATCCTCATTCAGCCACAAGTACAACGGATAAAAAAATGTCTATTTCTAAGCCATATCTATTATTTCTTGGGGACGTAAAAGACGAGCTCGCAGCAAAAACTGCGCATGGCGTACTTGATTGGCGACCGGAGTGGTGTCTGGGTCAAATTACACTTCCTGGCTGCAAAGCCCACACCAGTCTTCCCGAAATGAGCCTGACTGAAGCGTCTGAAGCTGGCGCCAAAACCATGGTGATTGGCTGCGTGAATGCAGGCGGTGTTCTGCCGGACCATTGGATCGCCACCATCGTTGATGCACTCAACAATGGCTTTGATATTGCAGCGGGCCTGCATATCCAGCTCGGCAGTATTCCAGCGATTGCGGAAGCCGCCGCAAAGAACAACCGCAAGCTCCATGATCTACGCTTCACCGACCTCACCTTTCCAACGGGCAAAGGCGACAAGCGCTCCGGCAAACGTCTGCTCACCGTTGGTACCGATTGCTCCGTTGGCAAAAAGTACAGCGCAATTGCCCTCCAGCGTGGCTTGGCGGAACGCAACATCAGCTCAGACTTCTGTGCCACCGGCCAAACCGGTATCCTGATCGCCGAGCGCGGCATCGCCATCGACTCCGTTATTTCAGACTTCATCTCTGGCGCCGCGGAATACATCAGCCCAGCCACCGAAGACGACCACTGGGATGTGATCGAAGGTCAGGGCTCCCTGTTGCACCCGTCCTTTGCAGGCGTCTCTCTGGGTCTGCTCCACGGCTCACAGCCAGATGCCTTCGTGGTTTGCCATGAGCCAACCCGCTCCACCATGCGCGGCGTCTCAACACCAATCCCATCCATTCAGGAAATCATCGATCTGAACGTACAATTTGGCCGCCTGACAAACCCGGACATCCGCTGTGTCGGCCTTGCCATCAACACCATGATGCTTTCTGAGAATCATGCAAAAAACCTGATTGAAGAGCTGAGCGAAGAGCATAAACTGCCCGCAACTGATCCTGTCCGCTTTGGGACTGATCCAATCATTGATCATATTTGCGCGGAGTTTAAACTGGTTTGACCTGTCGCCTATCTATTGAAGCTGAAACATTCCCAATTGCGGGAAGCTTTACCATTGCCCGCGGTTCCCGAACCGAGGTGAACGTTGTCACCGCCAGCCTCACACAGGATGGCCTCACCGGTCGCGGCGAGTGTGTCCCTTATCCCCGTTACGGAGAGAGCGTTGAAAGCGTCACCGCGCAGATTGAAGCCGCCCGCACTGCTATTGAAGCTGGTGTCTCCATTGAAGAGCTGCAAAGCCTTATCCCGGCAGGTGCTGCCCGCAATGCCGTGGATTGCGCCCTCTGGGATCTGACGGCCAAACGCCAGAACACCTCCGTAGCTGAACTGGTCGGCATCAAGTCACAACGCATT
Coding sequences:
- a CDS encoding ABC transporter ATP-binding protein; the protein is MNGSGSGHQSADDREVLLRVRDITVGFGNKLVLENLNLDVYRGEVLGFVGASGMGKSVLMRAVLGLTGRRSGTIEVFGQDFDEATDSMRREIEQRWGVLFQQGALFSSLTVKQNVQVPMREHLKLSPRLRDELALLKIEMVGLPLDAADKLPSELSGGMIKRAALARSLSLDPDLLFLDEPTSGLDPIGAADFDDLIVKLKDTLGLTVYMVTHDLDSLHSICDRIAVLGERKVLVEGTIEDMMQVEHPWVKSYFRGARALNRV
- a CDS encoding cupin domain-containing protein, which translates into the protein MCSSTGSAKPTVLIENDRVRVTEWRFKQQGDNTGWHRHSYDYIVVPLFTGTLEIDLGDGEKMEAAMQNGIPYFRETGVEHDVINANTFECAFVEIELLEARG
- a CDS encoding ABC-type transport auxiliary lipoprotein family protein → MFDKTIGKRLENPRVANGSKLELGVFGSTLKKLVVGAVLLGGLAGCGASGPEALYGLTAPRDVPVKVRASDYQVLVATPVALQALDTSNIAVTQGGGPIYSYFPKVAWTDTLPRVFQAKLVETLENTGKLRGVSQPGQGLLIDYQLQTTLRAFELQVDGGDKAYVEVAARIVDDRDGRSIGMRVFAASVPTTGDTVTDAIPALNAASDNVLSQIASWSVNTVGRIPRSKAAAKRAELNTQETAGNRQVAAVAPAKAEAAGN
- the dgcN gene encoding N-acetyltransferase DgcN; translation: MSISKPYLLFLGDVKDELAAKTAHGVLDWRPEWCLGQITLPGCKAHTSLPEMSLTEASEAGAKTMVIGCVNAGGVLPDHWIATIVDALNNGFDIAAGLHIQLGSIPAIAEAAAKNNRKLHDLRFTDLTFPTGKGDKRSGKRLLTVGTDCSVGKKYSAIALQRGLAERNISSDFCATGQTGILIAERGIAIDSVISDFISGAAEYISPATEDDHWDVIEGQGSLLHPSFAGVSLGLLHGSQPDAFVVCHEPTRSTMRGVSTPIPSIQEIIDLNVQFGRLTNPDIRCVGLAINTMMLSENHAKNLIEELSEEHKLPATDPVRFGTDPIIDHICAEFKLV
- a CDS encoding MlaD family protein; its protein translation is METRANNIAIGAFVLTVVGIAFLFTFWLLSAGDRSSRRDIKIIFPGAVTGLPIGGQVLFNGIKIGDVSALTYDAENPKLVVATVRVDANAPLRRDTVASLGFTGLTGVAYVDLSGGSSESPPLFSKATDTVPVMYARRSQFEDLLEGAKDIMRKADSTLTHIDELVMNAQPDVQKTIQNVEVFTQALANNAKGVDDFLSGVTETSKALTGLSGKIGNLVDRGDDLLANVPPDKLGQIVTNVESMTNKLSASTDGVGEIIANGKLASDQLVNFTTELNDELEQLEKVIAAVKPEEVGRILKGASDLGGVLTERRGDINTMLSSASVVAENARELTVELTKNKEAIDRIVKNAETASNEIVLTTQNANRILSMVKSDQVSSIVTSVEKVTKTLSDKDQVIAKAIDDAGAATANIREVSNTIAGRNKEIDSVIVSAREVGTNLSAASDQLSETMDNANTLISNTNGIVEAIDPAKVSNIVASADKVATTLAEKTPELSKAIDEIGNAAKSVNDMTTELKKKVPDVDKVIDQAKSIATNLNAASVRVNTILEKVDGMVSADGQGFIKEATDAAASIRKVADAFAKRAEPISLALLKLSQQGGQDFTAAMQQLNQTLIEIRRAVNNFDRNPNRVIFGGSDTPVFNGAQRR
- a CDS encoding 3-hydroxyacyl-CoA dehydrogenase family protein, whose product is MKYPNIAILGAGTIGMSWAALFAATGRQVTVYDPSPETEDRVTTLVKNASETLAALGWEHAGDTSRLNFTNDPVAAVSDADFIQESVPERLEIKHGLYQQIEPHLKPEVIIGSSTSGLKLSDMQAGFNNPARFILAHPFNPPHLIPLVELMDNEKTDADVLQSAKDFYESIGKVCVRLNKEVPGHIANRLQAAIWRETIHLAMEGVASVEDIDKAVAYGPGLRWAAMGPNTLLHLGGGEGGIRSFCDHLGGPFQSWWDDLGTPRITPEVVDTLEDGVKTSLENTSMQELAKRRDDLVLQFVLSGQTKKEETSA
- a CDS encoding ABC transporter permease; this encodes MKLTDKMDAPDLVTAEDGALLLLTASGAWGIRQGASCENLINQVAASLTHSVICVDLKAVSFLDTAGAWLLQRFQMEQAEQGREVRFLYEDERFDILLKEVDRQEVDNPTEEHSGNSFVNYLEAVGEATRQLGRDTRDVLAMLGSLTATITAAATHPSRLRPISIGVQFQRSCMGAVPIVCLMSFLIGGIIAQQGGFYLKQFGAEIFVVDLSGILVLREIGVILTAIMVAGRSGSAYTAELGSMKMQEEIDALQVTGLRVTEVLILPRLVALMIALPILVFLANIAALFGAGLTCWWYLGIVPHSFIAQLQAAVTVDTLMVGIVKAPFMALIIGLIACMEGMKVEGSSESLGRHTTVSVVKSIFMVIVVDGVFAVFFASIGF